In a genomic window of Mustela nigripes isolate SB6536 chromosome 8, MUSNIG.SB6536, whole genome shotgun sequence:
- the SIGLEC15 gene encoding sialic acid-binding Ig-like lectin 15 — MDRSIGLLACLVGILPMGSFVRTKRDTTGNLLNAEAHSAPAQRWSMQVPAEVSAAAGEAAVLPCTFTHPHRHYDGPLTAIWRAGEAYAGPQVFRCAAARGSELCQTALSLHGRFRLLGNPRRNDLSLRVERLALADDGRYFCRVEFAGDVHDRYESRHGIRLHVTAAPRIVNLSVLPGPAHAFRALCTAEGEPPPALDWSGPALGNGSAPAPGPGQGHGHQVTAELSTLAHDGRYTCTASNSLGHAEASVYLFRFHGASAAPALALPLGALGLKALLLLGVLAARAAARRRLEHPVTPDTPPRPQAQESNYENLSQMRPRDLPAAMCVP, encoded by the exons ATGGACCGGTCCATCGGACTCCTGGCCTGCCTGGTGGGCATCCTCCCGATGG GATCGTTTGTGAGAACCAAAAGAGATACTACAGGGAACTTGCTCAACGCAGAGGCTCATa GTGCGCCGGCGCAGCGCTGGTCCATGCAGGTGCCGGCCGAGGTGAGCGCGGCGGCGGGCGAGGCGGCCGTGCTGCCCTGCACCTTCACACACCCGCACCGCCACTACGACGGGCCGCTCACGGCCATCTGGCGCGCGGGCGAGGCCTACGCGGGCCCGCAGGTGTTCCGGTGCGCGGCGGCGCGGGGCAGCGAGCTCTGCCAGACGGCGCTGAGCCTGCACGGCCGCTTCCGGCTGCTGGGCAACCCGCGCCGCAACGACCTGTCGCTGCGTGTCGAGCGCCTCGCCCTGGCCGACGATGGCCGCTACTTCTGCCGCGTGGAGTTCGCCGGCGACGTCCACGACCGCTACGAGAGCCGCCACGGCATCCGGCTCCACGTGACCG CCGCCCCGCGGATCGTCAACCTGTCGGTGCTGCCCGGCCCGGCGCACGCCTTCCGCGCGCTCTGCACCGCCGAAGGGGAGCCGCCGCCCGCCCTGGACTGGTCCGGCCCGGCCCTGGGCAATGGCTCGGCCCCCGCACCGGGCCCGGGCCAGGGTCACGGCCACCAGGTGACCGCCGAGCTGTCCACGCTGGCGCACGACGGCCGCTACACGTGCACGGCCTCCAACAGCTTGGGCCACGCGGAGGCCAGCGTCTACCTGTTCCGATTCCACGGCGCCTCCGCGGCCCCGGCCCTCGCCCTCCCGCTCGGCGCGCTCGGCCTCAAGGCGCTGCTGCTGCTCGGCGTTCTGGCCGCCCGCGCTGCAGCCCGCCGCCGCCTAG AGCACCCAGTCACCCCGGACACCCCACCACG GCCCCAGGCTCAGGAGTCCAACTATGAGAATTTGAGCCAGATGAGACCTCGGGACCTGCCAGCAGCCATGTGTGTACCATGA